A genomic stretch from Lathyrus oleraceus cultivar Zhongwan6 chromosome 2, CAAS_Psat_ZW6_1.0, whole genome shotgun sequence includes:
- the LOC127119310 gene encoding probable CCR4-associated factor 1 homolog 11 — protein sequence MMKEVIIREVWAYNLDYEFNLIRRAIHQCHFIISMDTEFPGVIHSSKVDRGYLQPSHQYRYLKANVDDLKLIQVGLTLSDSDGNLPDFGTNNCYIWEFNFRDFDLNHDPCNQDSIDMLRRQGINFERNFCHGVDSKRFADLMLSSVLVFNKSLIWVTFSSAYDFGYLVKILTGKNLPNLLEDFLEIVQILFGKNVYDMKYLMKFCNSLYGGLERVATTLNVCRAVGNSHQAASDSLLTWHAFDKMIKTYFKDNEAPKHAAGVLFGLEIAV from the coding sequence ATGATGAAGGAAGTCATTATCCGTGAAGTTTGGGCATACAATCTAGACTATGAATTCAATCTCATCCGTCGAGCTATCCATCAATGTCATTTCATCATTTCAATGGACACCGAGTTTCCCGGCGTAATTCATTCCTCCAAAGTTGACCGTGGTTATCTTCAACCCTCTCATCAGTATCGTTACCTGAAAGCCAATGTTGATGATTTGAAGCTCATTCAAGTAGGACTCACACTTTCGGATTCTGATGGAAATCTTCCAGACTTTGGAACCAATAACTGTTACATTTGGGAGTTTAATTTTAGAGATTTTGATCTCAATCATGATCCGTGTAATCAAGATTCCATTGATATGCTCCGCCGTCAAGGGATCAACTTTGAGCGCAATTTCTGTCACGGTGTGGATTCAAAGCGTTTCGCTGATCTAATGTTATCGTCGGTACTTGTTTTTAACAAATCACTTATTTGGGTCACGTTTAGCAGTGCTTATGATTTTGGGTATTTGGTGAAGATCCTTACCGGAAAGAATTTACCAAATCTGCTAGAGGATTTTTTAGAAATAGTTCAAATATTGTTTGGAAAaaatgtttatgatatgaaatatcTCATGAAGTTCTGCAACTCTCTTTATGGCGGTCTCGAGCGGGTAGCTACTACGCTTAATGTGTGTCGGGCAGTAGGAAATTCTCATCAAGCCGCATCGGATAGTTTGTTGACGTGGCATGCATTCGACAAAATGATCAAGACTTATTTCAAGGACAACGAAGCTCCCAAGCACGCTGCCGGAGTGCTGTTTGGATTAGAAATTGCAGTTTAG